From bacterium:
GAAATGGGGCACGATGGGCAGCAGGCACAGGGTAACGACGATGATCAGCAGTTTGACGCGGTTGACGCCCCGTTCCCGCAGGCTGACGCGGGGAAACCCGTCGTAGCGGATGGTGCTGGCCATCAACAGGCTGACCAGCGGAACCATGACCACGAGCACACGAAGCAGCGCCTGCAGCTGTACCTCCTGATAGAGCATGACCAGGCCGGCCAGGGTCACCGCTGCTGCAGGCGCCGGCAAGCCGGTATAGTCCTTGCTTTTGCCCTGCGCCATGGTCAGCACATTGAAGCGTGCCAAGCGAAAGGCCGCAAAGAGCAGGGGGAAAAAGGAGAGGATCAGGCCGACATAACCCAGGTCCTTGAGGTACAGTTGATAGACCAGCACGGCCGGCGCTACGCCGGAGGAGACCAGATCGCTGAGCGAATCCATCTGCAGACCAAAGGCGCTGCTGCCGTTCTTGGAGGCCCGGGCGATGCGGCCGTCCAAAGCGTCGAAAACGGTCGCGATGAAGATCAGCCAGCAGGCGTTGGTGTATTTTTCCGCCAGGACCTGAAGGACCGCGAGAAAACCACAAAAAATATTCAACGCGGTAAACAGATTGGGCACTGTGATGTAAACACTGCGGGGCCTGACGCTCTTGCTGCGTTTTTTAATAGGCATGTATTTTTCTGATCACGCTCACCCCGGCGCGAACCCTTTCTTGCTTTGGTGTGGTTTCGAATCTCAGGGTGAAAAAAGAATCCTTTTGGGGATGATTTTTCCTCCCGGGAAGGAGCGGCGGGTCAACTCCTTCAGCGAATCCTGAAAGCCCGGTACAACTTACAAAGCCAGCAATTTCTTTTTCAATTCAGCGAGCGTGGTCTCGGTCACCGGGATCACCTGAACTTTGGCG
This genomic window contains:
- the pssA gene encoding CDP-diacylglycerol--serine O-phosphatidyltransferase; this encodes MPIKKRSKSVRPRSVYITVPNLFTALNIFCGFLAVLQVLAEKYTNACWLIFIATVFDALDGRIARASKNGSSAFGLQMDSLSDLVSSGVAPAVLVYQLYLKDLGYVGLILSFFPLLFAAFRLARFNVLTMAQGKSKDYTGLPAPAAAVTLAGLVMLYQEVQLQALLRVLVVMVPLVSLLMASTIRYDGFPRVSLRERGVNRVKLLIIVVTLCLLPIVPHFVLFPFMFLFILHGLLRAAGAHVLGRQRGSAAAAGAPRPPQTPAQ